agacttgagttcaagtcctatctcagACACTAAATAGTTGTATGACCCCAGGCATGTCACTTCACAGCAGCCGGCCtcggtttccttgtctgtaaaatggggatgatcatagcctctccttccctccctcctaggccagttgtgaggatcacatgaaatcGTCAtgttgggaagggaaaggagaatgtaccggacactgtgctaagaaattTACAAATCTGATTTGGTTGGATTGACCTTAAAGTTCATTTCGATGGGAGCCATTAGGATTTCACCTTCCTCTGGTCGTTGAAAAAGTTCTTTCAAGTTTTTCCATTTACCAAGTCATTGTTAGCAATCAGTTACTGTTACTGCCAATCAAGAGCTAGCATTCATACAGTGCCCACTGATCACTGTGGGCTCTCCAGTCCTGAAGCTCTCTTCTGACCAATGTTTGCACCATCTCCTCTGCCTGGCTTTGCAGGAACAGCACCTTCTAGAACAGCTCTCTGGGCCTTATGCATGGGGAGGGAACCACAGAAGAAGCTACAGACCAGAGGTGCCCCCCGAGTTACCCCCAGTCCAGATCTACCCACCCTTCCCTGCAGGGCCCCAGCCAGAGCAGCCCAGGATCATCCAGCAGACGGTAAGGAAGGCTTTGCTCTCCCCAGGCTCAGACTCAGGAGATGCAAAGACAATAGTGACTCCCTGGTCCTTGAATGGATTCCCCAGGGAAGACTCTGGTCCCTCTCTCTAGGAAAGCCATTAGCCCAAGGCAAGAGAAAGGCGGCTGCAATAGTGCAGTGTGAGCCCAAATGGCTGGATTTGGCCATGTGGCTACAACTCACTCTCACGGTCCTTGAGGTAACCCTGAGGAGAACACACATAACTTCGCTAGTGGGCTGCCCATGTGAGGAATTCAGCCAAGGGCACATTAACTCTTAGTCAGAATCACTAAGAACAGTGAAAATATTGCACATCACCCACTCCCTGGGACCTCTGCACCCAGTGTCTGTGGGGGAGAGTGGGGCCATAGTATGGCAGAGGGTGCATGAGTGGGGTGTATATACCTGGGGCAGCCTGACCCTCAGCTTACACAGGTCACTGATAGCGGAGGCTCTTCTCTTCTGGGGTCTTTCAGCCAAACAGAACTCAGAGAGTAGGAACTAGGTTGGCCTCTAGGAGTTTCCACTTCTTGGACAGCAGGTAACAGTTTAGAGGAGGCAAAGGTAGAATCTGCTTTTCCAAATAGCAAAGATATTCCTCCAACAGACTTTTCTCAGTGGGAGGCAGCTGTAGAGACAGATCTTCCTGTGACCCAGCTTCCAGGACTCTTCTCTGAGCCACTCAGGGGTCTGGTTATGACCCCTTTGGTCTTTCCCAAAGcaggatttttttctgtgaaatgacTCCCCTCTATCTCAAATTATGGTGAGAAGCCATAATCCCCACTTGTCATCCAAGCCACAAATAGGCAATATACACTTGTCTACTAGTTACTAAATAGCTCTAGCTGTCAGGTTTTCcagctttttgtttttaagtctCTTTACTCAAGTGTCTCTTTTCTGCAGGCCCGTTCCTGTCTTTGTCCCTTCCAGCAGAATTGTCCCAAACCAATGGGGCATCATTTTACAAAGCTGGTAGTAACCATAGAGGTGTGCCTACTGTGCACTAATGATGGGATGCCCAGAGGCCTCAAGGGCCATGTCATTAATAATGAGAGGAATCCCCCTGTGGTGTGCACAGTGGTCACTCAGCCTCTGCTTGGAGTCCCCCATGTCAGGAGAAGCAAACCCTTCCTAAAACATCTCCATGTCAGTCTCCATTCACCTCTTTGCTGCTCTCCCATCCCCACTCCCTAATGGCTCCTGGGCCTGCCCTTGGTCAAGTCTAATCTCTTTTGCACATCTCACTCTTCAAATATTTCTAGACCACTCTTCAGTTCCCCtggagttttctcttctccagtggGAGGATTCCCAATTAAGTCCCTTTTTTATGCCCAGCACTAAGTATACCAGGGCAAAAGCAAAACACCCTCTGCCCTTGGGGAACTTAGAGCCTACTGAGGAACCACACCGGCACATTAAAATCAATTCTCAGGGAAGTAAATGCACAGTAATTTCAGGGTGGACGCCAACATCTGGGGAAATCTTGGGACAGGCAGTGCTTCACCACACACTGAATCTAAATGTTTGTCCATTCAAAGACATTTATTCCTCCTATGTATAAAGCAGCCTCGTGGATACTTCCAGCACTGAGGGGAAACATAGGCTGGTCCCTGTCATCCAGGACCTTCCATTCTCTGGGCTGGGGCAGTGGAAGCAGGCAGGCTTTCCAGATGCTCCTGGGACAGGTCCTCTGGGCTAGCACCACCTGAGATCCCCTGGCCTCGGATAAAAGGACAAAGGATGGGCTAGCACATTGAGTGGGGTCATGTCCTGGGGGGTCTCAGAGGAGAAGGGGCAAGGCCAGGAGGCAGACAAAGAAGACTTGGCCTCTCCAaagcagagggaaaggaggatgAAAAGAGCCTGTGGTTTCCATGCTGAGAGCTggacgcccccccccccccaaacccctaCCAAGCAGAAGACTCGTGCTCCTTATGGGTCCTATCTGGGTCAGCACTTGTCTTAATGGGGAAACACAGGGAGGACCCTCCCCTCACCAGGCTTGAAGCAAGCATTGGAGGGGACAGGCAGGAGAGGACTAGGGGTAGAAACCTTCTTTCTGACCTCTCTGACTAGCTGAGCACTCCTAGGTACCCCAGCCTCCGGCCACCATCATCCAGCAGCTGCCTCAACAGCCCCTCATCACTCAGATCCCACCACCCCAGGCTTACTCTCCTCTAAGGTCAGGGAGCATCAAGGAAGGTAAGGCTCCTGgatctccctcttctttttctccttcctctcccttcctctctttttctctcttaatctctctgtctctttctctctcctctctctctttctgtctttcattttctctctgtctctgaatctctgtctttcattctgagtgtctctctgtcactgtgtCTTGTCACTGTGTCTCttattctgtctttctgtctctcaacctctctctctctgtttctttcattctttctatctctgtctctcaacctttctctctttgtgtctttctctgtccctgattctctctgtctctctcattctctctgtctgtctcgctatctctcattctctctctcaagctttttctgtctctctgtctatctgtctgtctgtctgtctctggccCTGACCCTGAGGGTCTCTCTTCTCTCAGACATGGTGGAGATGATGCTGATGCAGAATGCACAGATGCACCAGATTGTCATGCAGAATATGATGCTGAAAGTCCTGCCACCCACAACCTCTCTGGTCAGTGAAGTGAACACGCCTTGGCTTCGACCTGCTCCACAGGTAGGCATGCCAGAGAGGTTCACCCAAGGTAGAGAAGGACAAGAAGGGACGAGGCAGAAGACCCAGGATTCTATGTGCACCCTGGGGGCACCTGACCAATAAACTGACCACAAGAACCGCCCCCGCCCCAGGTGCCAGGATTCCCATTAGCATCCAGCCTCTGGCTGAGGACCTAACCTCTGCCGGAGGGCTCTTCTATGGAGCTGACTGGGTTCTTGCTCCTTGGAGCTCCACCTAATTCTACAAGAGGTAGCCTGCTGACCCTGGCCCAGCCCACCCAGACACTCAAATGGGTCCCTGAATTCTGTGGGTCTCTTATGGGCTGTGTTCCATTATCTCTCCATACCTGTCTCCTCCTTCCAACACAAATATTCTGGGGGATCTATGGATGCAGGAACATTCTTAAAAGGGCCCTGGGTGGGTGGAATTAATGATTGTGGCCAACCCCTCCCCAGCCATCCCAGGGATGCCCAGGTATCTTCATTTGGGGTATTCTCCTCATCCCATCCTGgacatagctgtgtgactctgggaaagtcactaacctctgtcaacctcagttttctcctctgtaaaataggtagACTCATATCTCCTACTTACCACAGtttttgtgagactcaaatgtGAGTGTTTTTCAGATCTTAGAGCACTATACAAAGATGAGCAGTGTTTAACACAGCTGAATTCAGGATGTAGTTATTAAGCGCCTTCTTGGGATCAGGAATTTTTCTAGACACCAAGTtgacaaagacaaaaccaagatggCCCTTGCCCTCAGAGGTCTGAGGTCACCTTGAGTCTACAGAACACGACTTTTCTTTCCAAGTTATAGAAGGCTGGCTCATGGGCACCCAGCCACATCCCTGGGCTGCTCCAGCCTAGTGTCCAGGGCTGAGGACCAGTGACAAGCAGGGTCGtcggatcattgatttagaggtgGATGGAAATTTTGAGGCCACTGAAGTCTCATGTGGTATATATGTCCtacataatatgatatatattatgtattatattatatatataatatatcatttaATAAAGTCCCATATAATAGCCCTGCTATTGACCTGACATCTGATCTCTTCTGGCCTATTAATGGCctcacattacagatgaggaaactgaggcttagaccCAAAGGTTCAAAGGCTCACAGACCTTGACCTGGAAAGATGGCAGACGCCATTCAAGCCAAGCCCCTCCTGTTCCAGGTCCCCTGGAGATGAAACAGCCTGCCCAGAGTCTCCTGGCAGGAGGTGATGGAATCAGAAAAAGGTGTCAGCCAAGGGAAAGTCTTCTGCTAGAGAGAGAGCAGCTCCCATGCCCCTTTTGCCCCCACTGGGATGTTGTGCAGCTCACAaagcctcctttctcttctcagtctccttttatAAATGACAACAGTGCCCTCTTGGGTCCCCTCGAGCCAGTTGAGTCATTGTCTTATTCTTGTCACCTGAACTGGTGGGCCACGCTGTCTCTGGACCATCACTCCTCATGCATAAACCTTTTACCTACTGCAAGAAAAAGGAGTTTGGAGAACCTACTGGAACTAACTTTTACCCCTTTTGGTCATTTTATGTGCTAAGGATCCACAGTTTGCATTGCGAGCTGAAAAGCCCAGGGCTTCCTCAgtccaccatcatcaccattacaGCCCCGCAGGGCTGCAGGCTCTCCCTGCTCCCCTGCCCGCAGTGGGCTACCCCATATGGCCTTCCCTGCTTCCAGCCCAGGCTGTGACCCAGGCCCCAAGCTTCCAGCCCACCATCCGGCACGTGATGGGGCCCACAACCACCATGCCTGCCCTCAACACGTAAGTGctctggggtggagggagggcatTGTCTCGTTTGGGGAAATCCAGCCCCAGCTCCATCTCTTCTTCTTCTTAGGCTCCTGTGAGGCAGGAGGGCAAGGATATAGGGGGCCTGCTATTGGCCCCACCTTTCTAGAGCCCACCTTCTTGGGTTCAAGAGAGCAAAGGC
The DNA window shown above is from Notamacropus eugenii isolate mMacEug1 chromosome 2, mMacEug1.pri_v2, whole genome shotgun sequence and carries:
- the C2H21orf58 gene encoding uncharacterized protein C21orf58 homolog isoform X1; translation: MLDSSVADQMTRLKLKLLEKKLEAERENMEDNLEPSVTAPRNYDGEDGVLQSALRRRKDLLHKLREQHLLEQLSGPYAWGGNHRRSYRPEVPPELPPVQIYPPFPAGPQPEQPRIIQQTVPQPPATIIQQLPQQPLITQIPPPQAYSPLRSGSIKEDMVEMMLMQNAQMHQIVMQNMMLKVLPPTTSLVSEVNTPWLRPAPQDPQFALRAEKPRASSVHHHHHYSPAGLQALPAPLPAVGYPIWPSLLPAQAVTQAPSFQPTIRHVMGPTTTMPALNTLRGSPARSAPRLVSPAGL
- the C2H21orf58 gene encoding uncharacterized protein C21orf58 homolog isoform X2 encodes the protein MLDSSVADQMTRLKLKLLEKKLEAERENMEDNLEPSVTAPRNYDGEDGVLQSALRRRKDLLHKLREQHLLEQLSGPYAWGGNHRRSYRPEVPPELPPVQIYPPFPAGPQPEQPRIIQQTVPQPPATIIQQLPQQPLITQIPPPQAYSPLRSGSIKEDMVEMMLMQNAQMHQIVMQNMMLKVLPPTTSLVSEVNTPWLRPAPQDPQFALRAEKPRASSVHHHHHYSPAGLQALPAPLPAVGYPIWPSLLPAQAVTQAPSFQPTIRHVMGPTTTMPALNTVASEGALPGLPPGL